A stretch of DNA from Pseudomonas sp. HN11:
CAGCAAACTTGGCAACGTCCAGGAAGTCTTTGCTGGCGATGTGCTTGTCACGTTCTGCGTGGTTGGACCACAGGCTGGCGGTTTTCACGTCGACCGCGATTTTGCTGGCTTCCGGCTTGGCGGCATCCCAGCTGAACGTGCCATCCCAATCCTTGAAGGTACCGTGAATGTAGCTGTAGCCCAGGTGGCTGATTTTCCAGTCGATGAAGGCGTGCTGGCCTTCTTTGTCGATCTTGTAGTCAGCTGCCATCACCTGACCTGCAGACAGCAGGGCAGTACCGATTGCCAGAGCGGCGAGGGTCTTTTTCAACATGCTTTCTATTCCTTGTGAGTCGAGGTTGAACATCAGGCTTTGCGCCCCAGCATACGAACCAGGGTCGCATCACGGTCAATGAAGTGGTGTTTGAACGCAGCCACGCCATGCAAGCCGGCGAAGACCACCAACACCCAGGCGAGGTACAGGTGTACCAGGCCTGCGTTATCTGCCTGGTCCGGTAGCCCGGAAACCACGGCAGGAATCTCAAACAGGCCAAACACCGGGATACCGACACCGTCTGCGGTGGAAATCAGGTAACCGGCGATCATCACGGCAAACAGCCCGAGATAAAGGAACGCGTGACCAAATGCAGCACCGATGCGGGTCATGCGGCTG
This window harbors:
- a CDS encoding YceI family protein, which translates into the protein MLKKTLAALAIGTALLSAGQVMAADYKIDKEGQHAFIDWKISHLGYSYIHGTFKDWDGTFSWDAAKPEASKIAVDVKTASLWSNHAERDKHIASKDFLDVAKFADAKFVSTAVKSTGEKTADVTGDLTFHGVTKPVTFKATFNGEGKDPWGGERAGFNAKTTVNLNDFGIKGPGPSSQTVDLDISLEGVKQK
- a CDS encoding cytochrome b codes for the protein MQLRNSSVRYGWVSIVLHWGVALVVFGLFALGLWMVGLDYYSAWRKDAPDLHKSIGITLFAIMLVRIVWRLVSPPPPPLASYSRMTRIGAAFGHAFLYLGLFAVMIAGYLISTADGVGIPVFGLFEIPAVVSGLPDQADNAGLVHLYLAWVLVVFAGLHGVAAFKHHFIDRDATLVRMLGRKA